In Fibrobacter sp. UWB15, a genomic segment contains:
- a CDS encoding ribonuclease R family protein: MAQHLPSEEQIIAILRDEPMVGSRLRSALGLPKKQKMAFKQMLADMVDRGLLKRTSHKEYQLGDGESVEEKREKRVKKIAEQYPEDNRRLGARSRRQTGKENETRVKRGILHQTGEEEWEVHELETGKVYEMCHRRQAPGKEGETISFTLYPHPKLKHSYLAKVDRTAEAMNISWDEVKTKFMEDANLPKDFSPAIKKYVDSVKEPCGKDFKGRVDYRQLTILCIDPDGAMDHDDAISVERTPKGYRLGVHIADVSYYVPEGSELDEEALERSYTQYLPWTAVPMLPDKLSSNVCSLHQGVDRCAFTCMMELDKHANVLSWDFHRSIVKITKSITYEQAMEMMKNGDDDIKALAEVTALLKQNRTKDGLLEFQSTEFGCKFNEKGEPEKIYPRVTDESNSWVEECMLIANNCCAKELKKRKLQGIYRIHEAPDTKDIMELYYMYPDLFKDSPVMLRDLGKPRSGDTNLNPTAFKLYEHLVKRAAGDETLTNRILRSMQKAHYDSNSFGHFALNWQDYAHFTSPIRRYADLWCHRELARKGKEITAERKNSVIEVCDLISANEVKNQKTERIAIKVCSCWILKSHIGDDFEATVSGIEEWGIYVSIADPIAEGLVRFRDIAGDDFYVFNPDQGLAFGKKSGRTFRRGDKVLVRLLRVDPLRGQADFSIIEKLSSEPKKRRRQGESRDVHERADRAAAAEALGYVSQPDEDFDDDVPEFVSAHSHMNRGGRGKSRGGRFDSDAPSFERSGRSSRGKGGRNDRNDDREGFHVASKPRKGGSRKGAGRSQRRR; encoded by the coding sequence ATGGCTCAGCATTTACCTAGCGAAGAACAGATTATTGCCATTTTGCGCGACGAACCGATGGTCGGTAGCCGCCTGCGTAGCGCGCTCGGCCTCCCCAAAAAGCAGAAGATGGCTTTTAAGCAGATGCTCGCCGACATGGTGGACCGAGGCCTCTTGAAGCGCACCAGCCACAAGGAATACCAGCTGGGCGATGGCGAAAGCGTCGAAGAAAAGCGCGAAAAGCGCGTGAAGAAGATTGCGGAACAGTACCCCGAAGACAACCGCCGCCTGGGTGCCCGCAGCCGCAGGCAGACGGGCAAGGAAAACGAGACCCGCGTGAAGCGCGGCATTCTGCACCAGACGGGCGAAGAAGAATGGGAAGTGCACGAACTCGAAACCGGCAAGGTGTACGAGATGTGCCACCGCAGGCAGGCCCCGGGCAAGGAAGGCGAAACCATCAGCTTTACGCTGTACCCGCACCCGAAACTCAAGCATAGCTACCTCGCAAAGGTAGACCGCACCGCCGAAGCCATGAACATCAGCTGGGACGAAGTCAAGACAAAGTTCATGGAAGACGCAAACTTGCCCAAAGACTTTAGCCCCGCCATCAAGAAGTATGTGGACAGCGTCAAGGAGCCGTGCGGCAAGGACTTCAAGGGCCGCGTGGATTACAGGCAGCTCACGATTCTCTGCATTGACCCCGATGGCGCCATGGACCACGACGACGCCATTAGCGTGGAACGCACCCCCAAGGGCTACAGGCTGGGCGTGCACATTGCCGACGTGAGCTACTACGTACCCGAAGGGAGCGAACTCGATGAAGAGGCTCTGGAAAGGAGCTACACGCAGTACCTGCCGTGGACCGCCGTGCCGATGCTCCCGGATAAGCTTTCGAGCAATGTTTGCAGCCTGCACCAGGGTGTGGACCGCTGCGCATTCACCTGCATGATGGAACTCGACAAGCACGCGAACGTGCTCAGCTGGGATTTCCACCGCAGTATCGTGAAGATTACCAAGTCCATTACCTACGAGCAGGCAATGGAAATGATGAAGAACGGCGACGACGACATCAAGGCGCTCGCCGAGGTGACGGCGCTTTTGAAGCAGAACCGCACCAAGGACGGCCTGCTGGAATTCCAGAGCACCGAATTCGGCTGCAAGTTCAACGAAAAGGGTGAACCGGAAAAGATTTACCCGCGCGTAACCGACGAATCGAATTCGTGGGTGGAAGAATGCATGCTTATTGCGAACAACTGCTGCGCGAAGGAGCTCAAGAAGCGCAAGCTCCAGGGCATTTACCGTATCCACGAAGCGCCTGACACCAAGGACATCATGGAACTGTACTACATGTACCCGGACCTGTTCAAGGATTCTCCGGTGATGTTGCGCGACCTGGGCAAGCCCCGCAGCGGCGACACGAACCTGAACCCGACGGCATTCAAGCTGTACGAGCACCTGGTGAAGCGTGCCGCGGGCGACGAAACGCTTACGAACCGAATTCTCCGCAGTATGCAGAAGGCGCATTACGACAGCAACAGCTTCGGACACTTCGCGCTGAACTGGCAGGACTACGCGCACTTCACCAGCCCCATCCGCCGCTACGCCGATTTGTGGTGTCACCGTGAACTCGCGCGCAAGGGCAAGGAAATTACCGCCGAACGCAAGAACAGCGTCATTGAAGTGTGCGACCTGATTTCGGCAAACGAAGTCAAGAACCAGAAAACCGAACGCATCGCCATCAAGGTGTGCAGCTGCTGGATTTTGAAGAGCCACATCGGCGATGACTTCGAGGCAACTGTCTCGGGCATCGAGGAATGGGGTATCTACGTTTCTATCGCAGACCCGATTGCCGAAGGCCTAGTGCGTTTCCGCGATATTGCCGGTGACGACTTCTACGTATTCAACCCGGACCAGGGACTCGCTTTTGGCAAGAAGAGCGGGCGTACGTTCCGGCGCGGCGACAAGGTGCTGGTGCGCCTTTTGCGGGTAGACCCGCTGCGCGGTCAGGCGGACTTCAGCATTATCGAAAAACTCTCTAGCGAACCGAAGAAGCGCCGCCGTCAGGGTGAATCTCGCGACGTTCATGAACGCGCTGACCGCGCCGCCGCGGCGGAAGCCCTCGGCTACGTGAGCCAGCCCGACGAAGACTTTGATGATGACGTTCCGGAATTCGTGTCGGCGCACAGCCACATGAACCGTGGCGGCCGCGGAAAATCACGCGGCGGCAGGTTCGATTCCGACGCCCCGAGTTTCGAACGTTCTGGCCGTAGTTCTCGCGGCAAGGGCGGACGCAACGATCGTAACGATGACCGCGAAGGATTCCACGTTGCAAGCAAGCCTCGCAAGGGCGGCTCCCGCAAGGGTGCCGGTCGCAGCCAAAGGAGAAGGTAA